The sequence below is a genomic window from Alphaproteobacteria bacterium LSUCC0719.
CGCGGCAGATGACGCCGAGTGAACGCCGGTTGGGCTGGTCGGTGATGGCGTGCCGGTCCAGTCAAAGAACACCGCGACACGCATTTCTGGGTGATTTTTTCCGGCGTAGCGCATAGGTTGTTGCGATGCTGAAGCCTGTCTGAACCGGAAATCCGTCGATGAATATCTACAAGGCGATAACCACCGAGGTCCTGGTGCCGATCCACCCGGCAGGGTGGCCCTTTATCTTTATCTTTGTCGTGGCCAGCCTATTGATCACGGTATTCTGGTCGCCCTTTGCGCTGCCGGGAACGCTGCTCAGCCTCTGGTGCGTCTACTTCTTTCGCAATCCTGTCCGTACAACACCTGTCACCGACAATCTGATTGTGGCACCGGCCGATGGCCGCGTGCTGTCAACCGGCGTCGCGCCGGCGCCTGCCGATCTGGGCTTGCCTGACGGTGAATGGCGCCGCATCGCCATTTTCATGAATGTGTTCGATGTGCATGTGAACCGCGCGCCTGTTGCCGGGCGGGTGACGGCGACAAGCTACCACGCCGGCAAATTCTTCAATGCCAGTCTGGACAAGGCTGCCGAGGCCAATGAACGGCAGAATATCATCATGGAAACAGACGCTGGACAGGCTATCGGCATCGTGCAGATTGCCGGTCTGGTTGCCAGACGGATCCTTCTGGAGGCCGATATCGGTGATCAGCTTGCGATTGGCCAGCAATTCGGGATCATCCGGTTTGGCAGCCGTGTCGATGTCTGGATCCCGGCCACCACACCGGTGCTGGTGATGGCAGGACAACGCACGGTGGCTGGCGAGACGGTGCTTGCCGACATGTCCGGCAACTTGCAGGAACCCGATGAATCGAGGCAGGCATAATGACACCCGCACCGCGTCAGCCGCGTCCTTTCAGAACGGTTTCGATTTTCTGGCTTTTGCCAAATGTGTTGACCGTGGCCGGGTTGATTTCCGGCCTGACAGCGTTGCGATTTGCGCTTGATGGGCGTTGGGCGGCGGTGATTGGACTGATTGCGCTGGCGTCTGTGTTTGATGCGCTTGATGGGCGCACCGCCCGCCGTTTCAAGA
It includes:
- a CDS encoding phosphatidylserine decarboxylase; translation: MNIYKAITTEVLVPIHPAGWPFIFIFVVASLLITVFWSPFALPGTLLSLWCVYFFRNPVRTTPVTDNLIVAPADGRVLSTGVAPAPADLGLPDGEWRRIAIFMNVFDVHVNRAPVAGRVTATSYHAGKFFNASLDKAAEANERQNIIMETDAGQAIGIVQIAGLVARRILLEADIGDQLAIGQQFGIIRFGSRVDVWIPATTPVLVMAGQRTVAGETVLADMSGNLQEPDESRQA